Proteins from a single region of Altererythrobacter sp. Root672:
- a CDS encoding nitrate reductase, with protein MQPIRTTCAYCGVGCGIKATVTGEREVTIAGDAEHPANRGKLCSKGTHLGETVGLEGRLLYPEIKGKRASWDKAIRQVARTFAETIERHGPDSVAFYVSGQLLTEDYYVANKLMKGFIGSANIDTNSRLCMSSAVAGYTRAFGEDVVPATYEDLDKADLVVLVGSNTAWCHPVVYQRIMAARLLRGTKVVVIDPRRTETCEEADLHLQLRPGTDVALMNGLLAYCRDAGVLDEAFLAQHVATPDDFWSALGEGSDLWSTARTCDLAPLDLKRFFELFAANPRTVTLFSQGINQSIRGTDQVNAIVNVHLATGRIGKPGAAPFSITGQPNAMGGREVGGLASTLAAHRDFAPENVAEVKRFWAAPRMAEKPGLKAVDLFRSIREGRVKALWVMATNPAVSLPDAAQVREALALCPFVVVSDCIGDTDTSRFADVKLPAVGWGEKDGTVTNSERLISRQRALMPAPGEAKPDWWIVTQVARAMGWRDAFAYENAADIYREHARLSAYRNEGKRKFDIGFHGAITNREYDAMEPTRWGGAPFAEGRFSTPDGKARLIAVEQRELDPALAKWPLTLNTGRYRDQWHTMTRTGLSPRLSQHRREPQVEIHFLDAEQQGIGDGDLVRVATPQGESVFRAVISEGQRRGEIFTPIHWTDRQSSGGRTGLLPRPLVDPHSGQPGFKSTPARLEKLAVEWRGFLIAREVPEPIGADYFTKVKVGQGWLVELAGNGEPDVTLGNLLAGGQRIESLDRARGGWRAAVLDGNGRLSAALFVSSAGRLPDREWLIAQLAAAETASSVELLAGRPATPQADRGPIVCVCFDVGMKTIVEAIGSQGLISVEAVGKALSAGTNCGSCKPAIQRLIGETKEAAHA; from the coding sequence ATGCAGCCCATTCGCACCACCTGCGCCTATTGCGGTGTCGGCTGCGGAATCAAGGCCACGGTCACCGGCGAGCGTGAGGTCACCATCGCCGGAGACGCCGAGCACCCTGCCAATCGCGGCAAGCTCTGCTCCAAGGGCACGCACCTTGGCGAAACGGTCGGCCTCGAAGGGCGGCTGCTCTACCCGGAGATCAAGGGCAAGCGTGCAAGCTGGGACAAGGCGATCCGCCAAGTCGCCCGCACCTTTGCCGAGACCATCGAGCGTCACGGCCCGGACAGCGTCGCCTTCTACGTTTCCGGCCAGCTGCTGACCGAGGACTACTACGTCGCGAACAAGCTGATGAAAGGCTTCATCGGCTCGGCCAACATCGACACCAATTCGCGCCTGTGCATGTCGAGCGCCGTCGCCGGGTACACCCGCGCTTTCGGCGAGGACGTGGTCCCTGCCACTTACGAAGATCTCGACAAAGCCGACCTCGTGGTGCTCGTCGGCTCGAACACCGCCTGGTGCCACCCGGTGGTTTACCAGCGGATCATGGCCGCCCGCCTCCTGCGCGGCACCAAGGTCGTGGTCATCGACCCGCGCCGGACCGAGACTTGCGAGGAAGCCGACCTCCACCTCCAGCTTCGTCCCGGCACTGACGTCGCGCTGATGAACGGGCTGCTCGCCTATTGCCGCGACGCGGGCGTGCTGGACGAAGCCTTCCTGGCCCAACACGTCGCGACCCCCGACGATTTCTGGAGTGCGCTCGGCGAAGGGTCCGACTTATGGTCCACCGCTCGCACTTGCGACCTCGCCCCGCTCGATCTCAAGCGCTTCTTCGAGCTGTTCGCGGCCAACCCGCGCACGGTCACGCTGTTCAGCCAGGGCATCAACCAGTCGATCCGCGGCACCGACCAGGTCAACGCCATCGTCAACGTCCACCTCGCCACCGGACGCATCGGCAAGCCGGGCGCGGCGCCATTCTCGATCACTGGCCAGCCCAACGCGATGGGAGGGCGCGAGGTCGGCGGGCTCGCCTCCACCCTGGCGGCGCACCGCGACTTTGCACCCGAAAACGTCGCAGAAGTTAAGCGCTTCTGGGCCGCCCCGCGCATGGCCGAGAAGCCCGGCCTCAAGGCGGTCGACCTGTTCCGCTCGATCCGCGAGGGGCGGGTCAAGGCGCTATGGGTCATGGCGACCAACCCGGCGGTCTCGCTGCCCGATGCCGCGCAAGTGCGCGAGGCGCTGGCCCTGTGTCCGTTCGTCGTCGTGTCCGATTGCATCGGCGATACCGACACCTCGCGCTTCGCCGATGTGAAGCTCCCCGCCGTGGGCTGGGGCGAGAAGGACGGCACGGTCACCAACAGCGAGCGCCTGATCAGCCGCCAGCGCGCACTGATGCCGGCGCCTGGGGAGGCCAAGCCCGATTGGTGGATCGTCACCCAGGTCGCCCGCGCGATGGGCTGGCGCGATGCCTTCGCATACGAAAACGCCGCGGATATCTATCGCGAGCACGCCCGCCTTTCCGCCTATCGCAACGAGGGCAAGCGCAAGTTCGACATTGGCTTCCATGGCGCTATCACCAATCGCGAATACGATGCCATGGAGCCGACCCGTTGGGGTGGCGCTCCGTTTGCGGAAGGCCGCTTCTCCACCCCGGACGGTAAGGCGCGGCTGATCGCAGTCGAGCAGCGCGAGCTCGACCCGGCTTTGGCCAAGTGGCCGCTCACGCTCAACACCGGCCGCTATCGCGACCAGTGGCACACGATGACCCGCACCGGACTCTCACCCAGGCTGTCGCAGCACCGGCGCGAGCCGCAAGTCGAGATCCACTTCCTCGACGCGGAGCAGCAGGGAATTGGCGACGGTGACCTTGTCCGCGTGGCCACTCCGCAGGGCGAAAGCGTGTTCCGCGCGGTCATCAGCGAAGGCCAGCGCCGTGGCGAGATCTTCACTCCGATCCATTGGACCGACCGCCAGTCGAGCGGTGGACGAACCGGCTTGCTGCCGCGTCCGCTGGTCGATCCGCACTCAGGGCAGCCGGGCTTCAAGTCCACTCCGGCGCGGCTCGAGAAGCTGGCGGTCGAATGGCGCGGCTTCCTGATCGCGCGCGAGGTGCCCGAACCGATCGGCGCGGACTACTTCACCAAGGTCAAAGTCGGGCAAGGTTGGCTGGTCGAACTGGCCGGAAACGGCGAGCCCGATGTTACGCTCGGCAATCTGCTCGCGGGTGGCCAGCGGATCGAGAGCCTCGACCGTGCACGCGGCGGATGGCGGGCGGCGGTGCTCGACGGCAATGGTCGCCTGAGCGCCGCGCTATTCGTCAGCAGTGCAGGCCGCCTGCCCGATCGCGAATGGCTGATCGCCCAGCTTGCCGCCGCCGAGACGGCGAGCTCGGTCGAGTTGCTCGCTGGCCGCCCGGCAACGCCGCAAGCCGATCGCGGGCCGATCGTCTGCGTGTGCTTCGACGTCGGCATGAAGACCATCGTCGAGGCCATCGGAAGCCAGGGCCTGATCAGCGTCGAGGCTGTCGGCAAAGCGCTGTCTGCAGGGACCAACTGCGGCTCGTGCAAGCCGGCGATCCAGCGCCTGATCGGCGAAACCAAGGAAGCAGCCCATGCGTGA
- the cobA gene encoding uroporphyrinogen-III C-methyltransferase has product MRDPDFEPGMVWLVGAGPGDPELLTRKAERLMRSASVIFYDALVGPGVLDLVPRGTRLVSVGKRSGRHSKDQKTIDMLIVEAALAGERVVRLKGGDPSIFGRSTEELEACRAAGVAVRICPGVTAASAAAAGLGLSLTLRGLARRLTFVTAHARAGEELDLDWQALADPQATLAIYMGKAAAPVVSKQLIEAGLAPDTPVALVENASLEEERHFTTRLDLLPLAARTALGDGPALILVGRALALGQEKPIPSADVAAPSERDQATPLRSS; this is encoded by the coding sequence ATGCGTGATCCTGACTTTGAGCCCGGAATGGTGTGGCTGGTCGGCGCGGGGCCGGGCGACCCAGAGCTGCTGACGCGCAAGGCCGAACGGCTGATGCGGAGCGCGAGCGTGATCTTCTACGACGCACTCGTCGGCCCTGGCGTGCTGGACCTCGTGCCACGCGGGACCAGGCTGGTTTCGGTCGGCAAGCGATCTGGCCGGCACTCGAAGGATCAGAAGACCATCGACATGCTGATCGTCGAAGCGGCTTTGGCTGGTGAGCGGGTGGTGCGGCTCAAGGGCGGCGATCCGTCGATCTTCGGCCGCTCGACCGAGGAGCTTGAGGCTTGCCGCGCTGCCGGGGTGGCGGTGCGGATCTGTCCCGGCGTCACCGCGGCGAGCGCGGCAGCGGCAGGCCTGGGTCTCTCGCTGACCCTGCGCGGCCTCGCCCGGCGCCTGACTTTCGTCACCGCGCACGCGCGGGCGGGCGAGGAACTCGATCTCGATTGGCAGGCGCTCGCCGATCCCCAGGCGACGCTGGCGATCTACATGGGCAAGGCTGCGGCGCCGGTCGTCTCGAAGCAGTTGATCGAAGCCGGGCTCGCGCCCGACACGCCGGTCGCGTTGGTCGAGAACGCCAGCCTTGAGGAGGAACGCCACTTCACCACCCGCCTGGACCTGCTTCCGCTCGCGGCCCGGACAGCGCTTGGTGATGGACCGGCGCTGATCCTCGTGGGCCGCGCGCTTGCTTTAGGCCAAGAGAAGCCCATCCCCAGCGCGGATGTGGCGGCACCCAGCGAACGGGATCAGGCAACTCCACTCCGTTCGTCCTGA
- a CDS encoding mannitol dehydrogenase family protein, translating to MRLSATSLDHVPPGIARYSYERAAQEIGIVHFGLGAFHRAHQAWYTDLCMDAGERGWAISGVSLRSPTVAEQLNPQDGLYTLTERSGDDSETRVIGAVREVLVAAQEPEKVIARLGSQSVSIVSFTVTEKGYARRPGGSLDLAAAEASFYPLLTQGLRLRREHDLPGLTLVSCDNLPANGRELERLFGEWLAERAPDLAAWVAAECAFPSTMVDRIVPATTPADIDWLEGQLGVRDEGAIFTERFSQWVIEDRFAGPRPRWERHGAQLVRDVEPYETAKLRMLNGAHSALAYCGLELGYEFVHEAIADPMLRGLVERLMRQEAATSLSPAPGQDLEAYADALIARFADPALNHRLIQIAMDGSQKIPQRWLETLAYHQRRGAPCPALIEALAAWLKHVRGDRRPVDDPMATQLVTLWANTGSSGIAAALFGPQGLFAQTWQGDEATLARLTRRLG from the coding sequence ATGAGGCTTTCGGCTACAAGTCTCGACCACGTCCCACCCGGCATCGCGCGCTATTCTTACGAGCGCGCGGCGCAGGAGATCGGCATAGTCCACTTCGGCCTCGGCGCGTTCCACCGCGCGCACCAGGCCTGGTATACCGACTTGTGCATGGACGCCGGCGAGCGCGGCTGGGCGATCTCGGGCGTTTCGCTCCGCTCGCCCACTGTCGCCGAGCAGCTCAATCCGCAGGACGGCCTCTACACCCTGACCGAACGTAGCGGCGATGACAGCGAGACGCGCGTGATCGGAGCGGTGCGCGAGGTGCTGGTCGCGGCGCAAGAGCCGGAGAAGGTCATCGCCCGCCTCGGCTCGCAGTCCGTGAGCATCGTCAGCTTCACCGTGACCGAGAAAGGCTACGCCCGCCGGCCCGGCGGATCGCTCGACTTGGCGGCGGCTGAGGCGAGCTTCTACCCCTTGCTGACCCAAGGGTTGCGGCTCCGGCGTGAGCACGACCTTCCCGGCCTGACGTTGGTGTCATGCGACAACCTCCCGGCCAATGGCCGCGAACTGGAACGACTGTTCGGCGAATGGCTCGCCGAACGGGCCCCGGACCTCGCCGCCTGGGTCGCTGCGGAGTGCGCCTTCCCCAGCACCATGGTCGACCGGATCGTCCCGGCCACGACCCCCGCCGACATCGACTGGCTCGAAGGTCAGCTCGGCGTGCGCGACGAGGGCGCGATCTTCACCGAGCGCTTCAGCCAGTGGGTGATCGAAGACCGCTTCGCCGGTCCCCGACCCCGCTGGGAACGACACGGCGCCCAACTCGTCCGCGACGTGGAGCCTTACGAAACCGCCAAGCTTCGCATGCTCAACGGCGCGCATTCGGCGCTCGCCTATTGCGGCCTCGAGCTCGGTTATGAATTCGTCCACGAGGCCATCGCCGATCCCATGCTGCGCGGGCTGGTGGAACGCTTGATGCGGCAGGAAGCGGCAACCAGTTTGTCACCGGCTCCAGGGCAGGACCTGGAAGCCTATGCCGACGCGCTAATCGCCCGCTTTGCCGACCCGGCGCTCAACCATCGCCTGATCCAGATCGCGATGGATGGCAGCCAGAAGATCCCGCAGCGTTGGCTCGAAACGCTCGCCTATCACCAGCGGCGCGGGGCGCCTTGTCCAGCGTTGATCGAAGCCCTCGCCGCCTGGCTCAAGCATGTCCGGGGGGACCGCAGGCCGGTAGATGACCCCATGGCCACCCAGCTGGTCACGCTATGGGCGAATACCGGTTCAAGCGGGATCGCGGCGGCCTTGTTCGGACCCCAGGGCCTGTTCGCGCAGACCTGGCAGGGCGACGAAGCCACGCTCGCTCGCCTGACTCGACGGCTCGGGTAG
- the uxaC gene encoding glucuronate isomerase: MPRKLELHPDRLLPAEPGVRALARELYAEVAGLPIISPHGHTDPSWFAGNEAFGNASELLLVPDHYLFRMLYSQGVRLEDLGIGGHAADPRAAWRILAERYHLFRGTPSRTWLDWVFAEVFGLEVQFEGETADLYFDTITDALQTDAFRPRALFERFGIEVIATTESPLDTLEHHQAIRESGWGGRVITAYRPDPVIDPDFEGFQANLDRLSLLTGEDCRNWTGYLAAHRKRRAFFAQMGATGTDHGHPSAQTANLSPAEAERLFRRVSTGGHAPAEAELFRAQMLTEMAAMSLDDGLVMQIHPGSFRNHNRQLFEKFGRDKGADIPMRTDYVHALKPLLDRFGNERDFTLIVFTLDESSYARELAPLAGHYPCLRLGPAWWFHDSPEGMRRFRRMTTETAGFHNTVGFNDDTRAFLSIPARHDVARRIDCGFLAELVAEHRIEDWEAAELARALTYDLAKGAYKL; encoded by the coding sequence CTGCCCCGTAAGCTCGAATTGCACCCAGATCGCCTGTTGCCGGCCGAGCCCGGCGTGAGGGCGCTGGCGCGTGAACTTTACGCTGAAGTCGCCGGCCTGCCGATCATCAGCCCGCATGGTCATACCGACCCATCGTGGTTTGCCGGCAACGAAGCGTTCGGCAACGCCAGCGAGCTGTTGCTGGTGCCCGACCACTACCTGTTCCGCATGCTCTATTCGCAAGGCGTGCGGCTGGAGGACCTGGGCATTGGCGGCCATGCGGCGGACCCACGCGCGGCCTGGCGCATCCTGGCCGAACGCTACCACCTGTTCCGCGGCACGCCTTCGCGCACCTGGCTCGACTGGGTCTTTGCCGAAGTGTTCGGGCTGGAAGTGCAGTTCGAGGGCGAGACGGCGGACCTCTACTTCGACACGATCACCGATGCGCTGCAGACCGACGCCTTCCGCCCGCGCGCGCTGTTCGAGCGGTTCGGCATCGAAGTCATCGCCACCACCGAAAGCCCGCTCGACACGCTCGAACACCACCAGGCGATCCGCGAGAGCGGCTGGGGCGGGCGCGTCATCACGGCTTATCGCCCCGACCCGGTGATCGATCCCGACTTCGAAGGCTTCCAGGCGAACCTCGACCGCCTGTCGCTACTGACCGGAGAAGACTGCCGCAACTGGACCGGTTACCTCGCGGCTCACCGCAAGCGGCGGGCCTTCTTCGCACAGATGGGCGCGACCGGCACCGACCACGGTCACCCTTCCGCCCAGACTGCGAACCTCTCCCCCGCCGAGGCCGAGCGCCTGTTCCGCCGTGTCTCGACAGGTGGCCATGCTCCGGCGGAGGCCGAGCTATTCCGCGCGCAGATGCTGACCGAGATGGCGGCGATGAGCCTCGACGATGGCTTGGTGATGCAGATCCACCCTGGCAGCTTCCGCAACCACAACCGCCAGCTGTTCGAGAAGTTCGGGCGAGACAAGGGCGCCGACATCCCCATGCGCACCGACTACGTCCACGCGCTCAAGCCCTTGCTCGACCGCTTCGGCAACGAGCGCGACTTTACGCTGATCGTGTTCACCCTCGACGAGAGCAGCTACGCCCGCGAACTGGCGCCGTTGGCCGGGCATTACCCTTGTCTCAGGCTCGGCCCGGCATGGTGGTTCCACGACAGCCCCGAAGGCATGCGCCGCTTCCGCCGCATGACCACCGAGACCGCCGGGTTCCACAACACCGTCGGCTTCAACGACGATACGCGCGCGTTCCTCTCGATCCCGGCCCGGCACGACGTCGCCCGGCGGATCGACTGCGGTTTCCTGGCGGAGCTGGTGGCCGAGCATCGCATTGAAGACTGGGAAGCGGCCGAACTGGCGCGGGCGCTGACATACGATCTCGCGAAAGGAGCGTACAAGCTGTGA